In Streptomyces dangxiongensis, one DNA window encodes the following:
- a CDS encoding HhH-GPD-type base excision DNA repair protein — MDVTLHLAQEPAADALLGRSPLAALTGMLLDQQVPMEWAFKGPRTIADRLGTEDLDAHEIAATDPEAFAAVLAEKPAVHRYPGSMAKRVQQLCQYLVEHYDGDAEAVWRDAGSGAELLRRLEDLPGFGRQKAQIFLALLGKRLGVAPEGWREAAGPYGEPDSFRSVADITGPESLAKVRAYRQEMKATKKQSRPPRDTGN, encoded by the coding sequence ATGGACGTCACCCTGCACCTCGCCCAGGAGCCCGCGGCCGACGCGCTGCTCGGGCGCTCCCCGCTCGCCGCGCTGACCGGGATGCTGCTGGATCAGCAGGTTCCGATGGAGTGGGCGTTCAAGGGGCCCCGGACCATCGCGGACCGGCTCGGCACCGAGGATCTGGACGCGCACGAGATCGCGGCGACGGATCCGGAGGCGTTCGCCGCGGTGCTCGCCGAGAAGCCCGCGGTGCACCGCTATCCGGGTTCGATGGCCAAGCGGGTGCAGCAGTTGTGCCAGTACCTCGTCGAGCACTACGACGGGGACGCCGAGGCGGTCTGGCGGGACGCCGGCAGCGGGGCCGAGCTGCTGCGGCGGCTGGAGGACCTGCCGGGGTTCGGGAGACAGAAGGCGCAGATCTTCCTGGCCCTGCTCGGCAAGCGGCTCGGGGTCGCCCCCGAGGGCTGGCGGGAGGCCGCCGGGCCCTACGGCGAACCGGACTCCTTCCGCTCCGTCGCCGACATCACCGGCCCGGAATCATTGGCCAAGGTCCGCGCGTACAGACAGGAGATGAAGGCGACGAAGAAACAGAGCCGGCCCCCGAGGGACACGGGCAACTGA
- a CDS encoding RNA polymerase sigma factor SigF: MSADQGSSKVLTPTLSEAAPKELDALDALDVLDGFEGVTALEAVPSPAAAPAAEAVPATQATANLDTRTLSRSLFLRLAALDEHSPERAYVRDTLIELNLPLVRYAAARFRSRNEPMEDIVQVGTIGLIKAIDRFDCERGVEFPTFAMPTVVGEIKRFFRDTSWSVRVPRRLQELRLALTKASDELSQKLDRSPTVTELAAVLGVSEEDVVDGLAVGNAYTASSLDSPAPEDDGGEGSLADRLGYEDSALEGVEYRESLKPLLAKLPPRERRIIMLRFFANMTQSQIGEEVGISQMHVSRLLTRTLAQLREGLISD; this comes from the coding sequence ATGTCCGCAGACCAGGGCAGCTCGAAGGTGCTGACGCCCACGCTGAGCGAGGCAGCGCCCAAGGAGCTCGACGCTCTCGACGCTCTCGACGTCCTCGACGGCTTCGAGGGCGTCACAGCCCTCGAGGCCGTGCCGTCCCCGGCCGCCGCCCCGGCCGCCGAAGCTGTCCCGGCCACGCAGGCCACGGCGAACCTCGACACCCGCACCCTGTCCCGCTCACTGTTCCTGCGCCTCGCCGCGCTGGACGAGCACAGCCCCGAGCGGGCCTACGTCCGGGACACCCTCATCGAGCTGAACCTGCCGCTGGTGCGCTACGCGGCAGCGCGTTTCCGCTCACGCAACGAGCCGATGGAGGACATCGTCCAGGTCGGCACGATCGGCCTGATCAAGGCGATCGACCGGTTCGACTGCGAACGGGGCGTGGAGTTCCCGACGTTCGCGATGCCGACCGTCGTCGGTGAGATCAAGCGCTTCTTCCGCGACACCTCGTGGTCGGTGCGCGTCCCGCGCCGCCTCCAGGAGCTGCGCCTGGCCCTCACCAAGGCCAGCGACGAGCTGTCGCAGAAGCTGGACCGCTCGCCCACGGTGACGGAACTGGCCGCCGTGCTCGGCGTCTCCGAGGAGGACGTCGTCGACGGCCTCGCGGTCGGCAACGCCTACACCGCGTCCTCCCTCGACTCGCCGGCCCCCGAGGACGACGGCGGCGAGGGCTCCCTCGCCGACCGGCTCGGCTACGAGGACAGCGCGCTGGAGGGGGTCGAGTACCGCGAGTCCCTCAAGCCCCTGCTGGCCAAGCTCCCGCCCCGGGAGCGGCGGATCATCATGCTGCGCTTCTTCGCCAACATGACCCAGTCGCAGATCGGCGAGGAGGTCGGCATCTCCCAGATGCACGTCTCCCGGCTGCTCACCCGGACGCTGGCCCAACTGCGGGAGGGTCTGATCTCGGACTGA
- a CDS encoding MarR family winged helix-turn-helix transcriptional regulator, translating into MAERAQFEELARQLSAVGAVKRDMGRILPPDCPAGSAAVLTLLGRHGDMRMSKLAELLAVDMSVTSRHVAHVAARGWIERHPDAADKRSRILRLTPEGLEQLDELSRRTTHLLAERLADWTDEEVGQLIGLMTRLRASFGDCRSAPRLPAPVLEETTRTPAST; encoded by the coding sequence ATGGCCGAGCGGGCGCAGTTCGAAGAGCTGGCGCGTCAGCTCAGTGCCGTCGGAGCCGTGAAACGGGACATGGGGCGGATCCTGCCGCCCGACTGCCCGGCCGGCTCGGCCGCCGTGCTGACCCTGCTCGGCCGCCACGGCGACATGCGCATGAGCAAGCTCGCGGAGCTGCTCGCCGTGGACATGTCGGTCACCAGCCGGCATGTCGCGCACGTGGCCGCACGCGGCTGGATCGAACGGCACCCGGACGCCGCGGACAAGCGCTCGCGCATCCTGCGCCTGACACCCGAGGGTCTGGAGCAGCTCGACGAGCTGTCCCGGCGGACCACGCACCTGCTCGCCGAGCGGCTGGCCGACTGGACCGACGAGGAGGTCGGCCAGCTCATCGGGCTGATGACACGGCTGCGCGCGTCCTTCGGTGACTGCCGGTCCGCCCCGCGGCTCCCCGCCCCCGTACTCGAAGAGACCACCCGTACACCCGCAAGCACGTAA
- a CDS encoding Dabb family protein, with product MIRHLVLFRLNDGVGRDDPRVVAGVEAFRALGGQIEELRFWECAWNISDRPIAYDFAINSAVEDADALRRYLEHPAHQAGVALWREFATWVIADYEF from the coding sequence ATGATCCGTCATCTGGTCCTCTTCAGGCTCAACGACGGCGTCGGACGCGACGATCCGCGCGTGGTCGCGGGTGTCGAGGCCTTCCGGGCGCTCGGCGGACAGATCGAGGAGCTGCGGTTCTGGGAGTGCGCCTGGAACATCAGCGACCGGCCGATCGCCTACGACTTCGCGATCAACTCGGCCGTCGAGGACGCCGACGCCCTGCGGCGCTATCTGGAGCATCCGGCCCATCAGGCGGGCGTCGCGCTGTGGCGCGAGTTCGCCACGTGGGTGATCGCCGACTACGAGTTCTGA
- a CDS encoding siderophore-interacting protein: MGQGRGWEGTVLRLLGGKDFRCTVLDAEDVTPRYRRLRLSDGGLLAAAGVHPTMWVRLWFADAGRPHQRAYTLVDPDPAAGTFGLEFALHEGRASDWARAARPGDTVEATVQGTGFRHPDPTPSHLVAIGDPASLPAVNSLLAALGPVPATVWFEGDPAGLPGPAGRAPHEIRPVPRRDGGAHLVERVRAELPAALAGTPDPYVWIACDTATTRTLAGYVRRELGVPKQRVHALGYWRAD, translated from the coding sequence ATGGGGCAGGGGCGGGGTTGGGAAGGCACGGTCCTCAGGCTGCTGGGCGGCAAGGATTTCCGCTGCACGGTCCTCGACGCCGAGGACGTCACCCCGCGCTACCGGCGGCTCCGGCTCAGCGACGGCGGGCTCCTCGCCGCGGCCGGCGTCCACCCCACGATGTGGGTACGGCTGTGGTTCGCCGACGCCGGCCGGCCGCACCAGCGCGCCTACACCCTGGTCGACCCCGACCCGGCCGCCGGCACCTTCGGCCTGGAGTTCGCCCTGCACGAGGGCCGGGCCTCCGACTGGGCGCGGGCCGCGCGGCCCGGCGACACCGTCGAGGCGACCGTGCAGGGCACCGGGTTCCGGCACCCGGATCCCACGCCCTCGCATCTCGTCGCGATCGGTGACCCGGCCTCCCTGCCCGCCGTCAACTCGCTCTTGGCCGCGCTGGGTCCGGTCCCGGCGACCGTCTGGTTCGAGGGCGACCCGGCGGGACTGCCCGGGCCGGCCGGCCGGGCCCCGCACGAGATACGGCCGGTGCCGCGCCGGGACGGGGGTGCCCACCTGGTGGAACGGGTCCGCGCCGAACTGCCCGCCGCCCTCGCCGGCACTCCCGACCCGTACGTCTGGATCGCCTGCGACACGGCGACGACCCGGACGCTCGCGGGCTACGTCCGCAGGGAACTGGGCGTGCCGAAGCAGCGGGTGCACGCGCTGGGGTACTGGCGCGCGGACTGA
- a CDS encoding LytR C-terminal domain-containing protein, with product MSMLTPPGMGGRYRITGNTYPRMRPPRRHVRLVAVVVASAAVLGLTGWGTLQLIDVFSGDRKPAAGSAADCRLKAAAAPAARAVALPAPGRIKVNVYNATRRTGLAKDTADQLRRRGFRIGAVGNAPKQFDKKVKGTGLLLGPAAARDTSLRVLGTQLGGAGLSTDAGRKGTDLDLVIGDAFKGLTGQASADRALAELNAPAASAAPSSAATTKKGCAAR from the coding sequence ATGAGCATGCTGACTCCCCCCGGCATGGGCGGCCGGTACCGCATCACGGGGAACACCTACCCGCGGATGCGCCCGCCCCGGCGGCACGTCAGGCTCGTGGCCGTCGTAGTGGCGTCGGCCGCCGTGCTCGGCCTGACCGGCTGGGGCACCCTGCAGCTCATCGACGTCTTCTCCGGCGACAGGAAACCCGCGGCCGGTTCCGCGGCGGACTGCCGGCTCAAGGCCGCGGCGGCCCCGGCGGCCCGGGCCGTGGCGCTGCCCGCGCCCGGCCGGATCAAGGTGAACGTCTACAACGCCACCCGGCGCACCGGACTCGCCAAGGACACCGCGGACCAGCTACGCAGACGCGGCTTCCGGATCGGCGCCGTGGGCAACGCGCCAAAGCAGTTCGACAAGAAGGTCAAGGGCACGGGGCTGCTCCTCGGCCCGGCCGCCGCGCGGGACACCTCGCTGCGGGTGCTCGGCACCCAGCTCGGCGGGGCCGGCCTGAGCACCGACGCGGGCCGCAAGGGAACCGACCTCGACCTGGTCATCGGGGACGCGTTCAAGGGGCTGACCGGGCAGGCGTCCGCCGACCGGGCCCTCGCCGAGCTGAACGCACCCGCGGCCTCCGCCGCGCCCTCGTCCGCGGCCACGACGAAGAAGGGCTGCGCGGCGCGGTAG
- a CDS encoding type II toxin-antitoxin system VapB family antitoxin, whose protein sequence is MIFKRIGNGRPYPDHGRESTRQWADVAPRPVRLDQLVTTKQQLDLETLLAEDSTFYGDLFAHVVKWQGDLYLEDGLHRAVRAALQQRQVLHARVLELD, encoded by the coding sequence GTGATCTTCAAGCGCATCGGAAACGGCCGGCCGTACCCCGACCACGGCCGGGAAAGCACCCGGCAGTGGGCGGACGTCGCGCCGCGCCCGGTCCGCCTCGATCAGCTCGTCACCACCAAGCAGCAGCTCGATCTGGAGACCCTGCTGGCGGAGGACTCGACGTTCTACGGCGACCTCTTCGCGCACGTCGTGAAGTGGCAGGGCGACCTGTATCTGGAGGACGGACTGCACCGCGCGGTCCGCGCCGCGCTCCAGCAGCGCCAGGTGCTGCACGCACGCGTGCTCGAACTGGACTGA
- the upp gene encoding uracil phosphoribosyltransferase, with protein sequence MRLHVVDHPLVAHKLTTLRDQRTDSATFRRLADELVTLLAYEATRDVRTETVGIRTPVAQTTGVKLARPRPLVVPILRAGLGMLDGMVRLLPTAEVGFLGMIRNEETLEASTYASRMPEDLSGRQVYVLDPMLATGGTLVAAIRELIRRGADDVTAVVLLAAPEGVEVMERELAGTPVTVVTAAVDDHLNEHGYIIPGLGDAGDRLYGAAE encoded by the coding sequence ATGCGCCTCCACGTCGTCGACCACCCTCTGGTCGCCCACAAGCTCACCACGCTGCGCGACCAGCGCACCGATTCCGCGACCTTCCGGCGGCTCGCCGACGAGCTGGTCACCCTGCTCGCCTACGAGGCCACGCGGGACGTGCGCACCGAGACGGTGGGCATCCGGACGCCGGTCGCGCAGACCACCGGCGTCAAGCTCGCCCGCCCCCGCCCGCTCGTCGTGCCGATCCTGCGCGCAGGTCTGGGCATGCTGGACGGCATGGTCCGGCTGCTGCCGACCGCCGAGGTGGGCTTCCTGGGCATGATCCGCAACGAGGAGACGCTAGAGGCCTCCACGTACGCCTCGCGCATGCCCGAGGACCTCTCGGGCCGCCAGGTGTACGTCCTGGACCCGATGCTGGCCACGGGCGGCACCCTGGTCGCGGCGATCCGGGAGCTGATCAGGCGCGGCGCCGACGACGTCACGGCGGTCGTCCTGCTGGCCGCCCCCGAGGGCGTCGAGGTCATGGAGCGCGAGCTGGCCGGCACCCCGGTCACGGTCGTCACGGCGGCCGTGGACGACCACCTCAACGAGCACGGCTACATCATCCCGGGTCTGGGTGACGCGGGGGACCGGCTGTACGGCGCGGCGGAGTAG
- the tadA gene encoding tRNA adenosine(34) deaminase TadA, producing the protein MRLALDEAGLAARGGDVPVGAVVLSPDGTTVLGAGHNEREATGDPTAHAEVLALRRAAARLGEWRLTGCTLVVTLEPCTMCAGALVQSRVDRVVYGARDEKAGATGSLWDVVRDRRLNHRPEVIEGVLAAECARLLTGFFRDR; encoded by the coding sequence ATGCGGCTCGCCCTGGACGAGGCCGGGCTGGCCGCCCGGGGCGGTGACGTCCCGGTCGGCGCGGTCGTGCTGTCCCCGGACGGTACGACCGTACTGGGGGCCGGGCACAACGAGCGCGAGGCCACCGGTGATCCCACGGCCCACGCGGAGGTGCTCGCGCTCCGGCGGGCCGCGGCCCGGCTCGGGGAGTGGCGGCTGACCGGCTGCACGCTGGTCGTCACCCTGGAGCCGTGCACGATGTGCGCCGGCGCACTGGTCCAGTCCCGGGTGGACCGGGTGGTGTACGGCGCCCGGGACGAGAAGGCGGGCGCCACGGGTTCCCTGTGGGACGTGGTGCGCGACCGAAGGCTCAACCACCGCCCGGAGGTCATCGAGGGCGTCCTCGCGGCGGAGTGCGCCCGGCTCCTCACCGGGTTCTTCCGGGACCGCTGA
- a CDS encoding tRNA adenosine deaminase-associated protein: MYFAALLARTEDGWEASDTELDDVETLSDLADLAREASPDEDTVLVLIEQEDSWFGVFRVDGEEDPRIYVSDAAAARRSAYGELLLTDELLGREPGSDDGPDLDSLDLDGTEDGESEDAEDAEEDGTPGADSVPHSPVGDSEILEDLGIGEKQLRALDADDALNTIAEALGASEVLETVR; encoded by the coding sequence GTGTACTTCGCCGCACTGCTCGCGCGCACCGAAGACGGGTGGGAAGCGAGCGACACGGAGCTGGACGATGTGGAGACCCTGTCGGATCTGGCCGACCTGGCCCGGGAAGCCTCTCCCGACGAGGACACCGTGCTCGTCCTGATCGAGCAGGAGGACTCCTGGTTCGGAGTCTTCCGCGTGGACGGCGAGGAGGACCCTCGCATCTACGTGTCGGACGCCGCCGCCGCCCGGCGCAGCGCGTACGGCGAGCTGCTGCTCACCGACGAGCTGCTCGGCCGGGAGCCCGGCTCGGACGACGGCCCGGATCTGGACTCCCTGGACCTCGACGGCACGGAGGACGGCGAGTCCGAGGACGCCGAGGACGCCGAGGAGGACGGCACCCCCGGCGCCGACTCGGTGCCGCACAGCCCGGTGGGCGACAGCGAGATCCTGGAGGACCTGGGCATCGGCGAGAAGCAACTGCGCGCCCTGGACGCCGACGACGCGCTGAACACGATCGCCGAGGCCCTGGGCGCCTCGGAGGTGCTGGAGACCGTCCGCTGA
- a CDS encoding RNA polymerase sigma factor SigF yields MIDREEVALTVSASTAPPQEEAPAPPPPTPERRRGADTRALTQVLFAELKTLTPGTPEHNRVRGALIEANLPLVRYAAARFRSRNEPMEDVIQVGTIGLINAIDRFDPDRGVQFPTFAMPTVVGEIKRYFRDNVRTVHVPRRLHELWVQVNSATEDLTTLHGRSPTTVEIADRLRISEEEVLSCIEAGRSYHATSLEAAQEGDGLPGLLDRIGYEDPALDGVEHRDLVRHLLVQLPEREQRILLLRYYSNLTQSQISAELGVSQMHVSRLLARSFQRLRSANRIDA; encoded by the coding sequence ATGATTGACCGTGAAGAGGTGGCGTTGACCGTGTCGGCCAGTACTGCGCCGCCCCAGGAGGAGGCACCTGCTCCGCCCCCGCCGACCCCCGAGAGGCGCCGGGGCGCGGACACCCGGGCCCTCACCCAGGTGCTGTTCGCCGAGCTGAAGACGCTCACCCCGGGCACGCCGGAGCACAACCGCGTGCGGGGGGCGCTCATCGAGGCCAACCTCCCGCTCGTGCGCTACGCCGCCGCCCGCTTCCGCTCCCGCAACGAGCCGATGGAGGACGTCATCCAGGTCGGCACCATCGGCCTGATCAACGCCATCGACCGCTTCGACCCCGACCGGGGGGTGCAGTTCCCGACCTTCGCCATGCCGACCGTCGTCGGCGAGATCAAGCGGTACTTCCGGGACAACGTCCGCACGGTCCACGTCCCCCGCCGGCTGCACGAGCTGTGGGTGCAGGTCAACAGCGCGACCGAGGACCTGACCACGCTCCACGGCCGCTCACCGACCACCGTCGAGATCGCCGACCGGCTGCGGATCAGCGAGGAGGAGGTGCTGAGCTGCATCGAGGCGGGACGCTCGTACCACGCCACCTCGCTGGAGGCCGCGCAGGAGGGCGACGGGCTGCCCGGACTGCTCGACCGGATCGGTTACGAGGACCCGGCGCTGGACGGCGTGGAACACCGTGACCTGGTCCGCCATCTCCTCGTCCAGCTCCCCGAACGGGAACAGCGCATTCTCCTGCTGCGCTACTACAGCAATCTCACCCAGTCCCAGATCAGCGCGGAACTCGGCGTCTCCCAGATGCATGTCTCGCGGCTGCTCGCCCGCAGCTTCCAACGGCTGCGTTCCGCGAATCGGATCGACGCGTAG
- a CDS encoding MFS transporter, which yields MATTTPAGVRAHAKHGGGSHGDAPMTHRQIMEALSGLLLGMFVAILSSTIVSNALPHIIGDLGGGQSAYTWVVTAALLSMTAATPLWGKLADLYSKKALVQIALIIYVVASMAAGLSQNPGMLITFRVFQGIGVGGLSALAQIVMAAMISPRERGRYSGYLGATFAVATVGGPLLGGVITDTSWLGWRWCFYVGVPFAIIALIVLQKTLHLPVVKRDVKVDWGGATLIAAAVSLLLIWVTFAGDKYDWVSWQTYAMIGGSIVLGALFVLVESRASEPIIPLRLFRNRTITLASLASLFVGIAMFSGTVFFSQYFQLARDKSPTMSGVMTIPMIGGLFVSSTVSGQFITRTGRWKAWLVSGGVLVTAGLLLLGGIRYDTDYWKMAIYMALLGLGIGMMMQNLVLATQNQVAPSDLGSASSTVTFFRSLGGAVGVSALGAVMANKITDYVKDGVSDLSPKYQAALAGGSGSTDTIPDMDKLPAPIRTLMESAYGHGIADVFLIAGCLAAVAFLITLFIKEVPLKTRGALAQGAEADAPVTDPAAAPAVAEAQAPAAEQVPAAVSAAPVSDTAGSDGTATATATRQLTAVASAAEPGTAGGTPVHGFVRGAESAPVPQAAVTLISLSGRQLGRSVARADGSYTLAAPGAGSYVLIASADGYQPQASTVMVGEDALSYDILLSGTSGLTGVVRAAGSALPVKDAMVIVTDVRGDLLATAASGEQGDFALTDLVPGTVTVAVNASGFRPRALPVEVGATGVTRIEVDLDAGARLQGVVRAPHGALADARVTLVDQAGNVVGTATTGTDGAYAFTDLDSGEYTVIATGYPPVATALTVAGTGVDGHDIELAHPGE from the coding sequence ATGGCAACGACCACACCAGCCGGTGTGCGGGCTCACGCCAAGCACGGGGGAGGCTCCCACGGCGACGCCCCGATGACCCACCGGCAGATCATGGAGGCCCTCTCCGGGCTGCTGCTCGGCATGTTCGTGGCGATTCTGTCGTCCACGATCGTCTCCAACGCCCTGCCGCACATCATCGGGGACCTCGGCGGCGGCCAGTCCGCCTACACCTGGGTGGTCACCGCCGCCCTGCTGTCGATGACCGCGGCCACCCCCCTCTGGGGCAAGCTCGCCGACCTGTACAGCAAGAAGGCTCTCGTCCAGATAGCCCTCATCATCTACGTCGTCGCCTCCATGGCGGCCGGCCTGTCCCAGAACCCGGGCATGCTGATCACCTTCCGGGTGTTCCAGGGCATCGGCGTCGGCGGTCTGTCCGCCCTGGCGCAGATCGTCATGGCGGCGATGATCTCCCCGCGCGAGCGCGGCCGTTACTCCGGCTACCTGGGTGCCACGTTCGCCGTCGCCACCGTCGGCGGCCCGCTGCTCGGCGGTGTCATCACCGACACCTCCTGGCTGGGCTGGCGCTGGTGCTTCTACGTCGGCGTCCCCTTCGCGATCATCGCGCTGATCGTGCTGCAGAAGACCCTGCACCTGCCCGTGGTCAAGCGGGACGTCAAGGTCGACTGGGGCGGCGCGACCCTCATCGCCGCCGCGGTCTCCCTGCTGCTGATCTGGGTCACCTTCGCCGGTGACAAGTACGACTGGGTCTCCTGGCAGACCTACGCGATGATCGGCGGTTCGATCGTCCTCGGCGCGCTCTTCGTGCTCGTCGAGTCCAGGGCGAGCGAGCCGATCATCCCGCTGCGCCTGTTCAGGAACCGCACGATCACCCTGGCGTCGCTCGCCTCCCTGTTCGTCGGTATCGCGATGTTCTCCGGCACCGTGTTCTTCAGCCAGTACTTCCAGTTGGCCCGGGACAAGTCCCCGACCATGTCGGGCGTCATGACCATCCCGATGATCGGCGGTCTGTTCGTCTCCTCGACCGTCTCCGGCCAGTTCATCACCCGCACCGGCCGCTGGAAGGCGTGGCTGGTCAGCGGTGGCGTCCTGGTGACGGCCGGCCTGCTGCTGCTCGGCGGCATCCGGTACGACACCGACTACTGGAAGATGGCCATCTACATGGCCCTGCTGGGTCTCGGCATCGGCATGATGATGCAGAACCTGGTGCTCGCCACGCAGAACCAGGTGGCCCCGTCCGACCTCGGCTCCGCCAGCTCCACGGTGACCTTCTTCCGCTCCCTCGGTGGTGCGGTCGGCGTGTCCGCGCTGGGTGCCGTGATGGCGAACAAGATCACCGACTACGTCAAGGACGGCGTCTCCGACCTCAGCCCCAAGTACCAGGCCGCCCTGGCCGGGGGTTCCGGCTCCACCGACACCATCCCGGACATGGACAAGCTGCCGGCCCCGATCCGGACGCTGATGGAGAGCGCCTACGGCCACGGCATCGCCGACGTCTTCCTGATCGCCGGCTGCCTCGCCGCCGTCGCCTTCCTGATCACGCTGTTCATCAAGGAGGTCCCGCTGAAGACCAGGGGCGCGCTCGCCCAGGGCGCCGAGGCCGACGCCCCGGTGACCGACCCGGCCGCCGCTCCCGCCGTCGCCGAGGCCCAGGCCCCGGCCGCCGAGCAGGTCCCGGCCGCCGTCTCCGCCGCCCCGGTGTCCGACACCGCGGGGTCCGACGGCACGGCCACGGCGACCGCCACCCGGCAGCTAACGGCCGTCGCCTCGGCCGCCGAGCCCGGCACCGCCGGCGGCACCCCGGTCCACGGCTTCGTCCGCGGCGCCGAGAGCGCCCCGGTCCCGCAGGCCGCCGTCACGCTGATCTCGCTGTCGGGCCGCCAGCTCGGCCGCTCGGTCGCCCGGGCCGACGGCTCCTACACCCTGGCCGCCCCGGGCGCCGGCTCGTACGTCCTGATCGCCTCCGCCGACGGCTACCAGCCGCAGGCCTCCACCGTCATGGTGGGCGAGGACGCGCTGTCGTACGACATCCTGCTCAGCGGCACCAGCGGGCTGACCGGCGTGGTCCGGGCCGCCGGGAGCGCGCTGCCGGTCAAGGACGCGATGGTGATCGTCACCGACGTGCGCGGAGACCTGCTGGCCACCGCCGCCAGCGGTGAGCAGGGCGACTTCGCTCTCACCGACCTGGTGCCCGGCACCGTGACCGTCGCGGTCAACGCCAGCGGGTTCCGGCCGCGCGCCCTGCCGGTCGAGGTCGGCGCCACCGGCGTCACCCGGATCGAGGTCGACCTGGACGCCGGCGCCCGGCTCCAGGGTGTCGTCCGGGCCCCGCACGGCGCCCTGGCGGACGCCCGGGTCACCCTGGTCGACCAGGCGGGCAACGTGGTCGGCACCGCCACCACCGGCACCGACGGCGCGTACGCCTTCACCGACCTGGACAGCGGTGAGTACACCGTCATCGCGACGGGCTACCCGCCGGTGGCCACCGCGCTGACCGTGGCCGGTACCGGAGTGGACGGCCACGACATCGAACTCGCCCACCCCGGCGAGTAG